AGATAAATATTTAATTTCAAACCACCTCAAAATACTGGTGTTATTAATAACAATGTTAGCTATTATGCATGCCCATTATATAACTGTTGTTATAAGAGACAAGTCACCATACAACTTTTTATTGTGCTCATTTTATTCTAAATTGTACGGTGCTTTTGCGTTAGTTATTAGTTAGTAGAGGATTTTTTTTGAAAACATTTAGCTGCCAATGTGGCAATAGCCTTCATTTTGCTAATACACACTGCGTAAAGTGTGGATTGAAAGTAGGATTTCTGCCTGATGAGAGACAATTAAGTGCATTAACAAATACAGCAAATGGCACCTTATTAGCATCAAATAACGGTAAGGTTTATAAAACCTGCAAAAACTATAAAACATACGATATTTGTAATTGGATGGTGGAGCAAGAAGATACTAACGAACTTTGTGTTTCTTGCCGGTTAACAGAAACGACTCCTAATTTAGATGATCCAGAAAACATTAAATTATGGTATCTGTTAGAACAAGCAAAGCGTCACTTCTTATATTCAGCTATCAATCTTAATCTCCCTATTACAAATAAAATTGATGACCCCAAAAATGGCCTCGGTTTCGATTTTTTGCAAAACCAAACTGTAGACAGTTATGGCAATGAATTATTTATCAAAAACTACGTCACCACGGGCCACAGTAATGGACTAATTACGCTAAATATTAATGAAGCTAAAGATTCTTCGCGTATCGATATGCGCGAGAAAATGAACGAAAAATATAGAACACTTATTGGTCATTTTAGACATGAATCAGGTCATTATTATTGGGATCGGTTAATCCTAAATTCTGATAGGCTAGAGGAATTTAGAGAAATATTTGGCGATGAACGCCTAGATTATCAAACGGCTATGGCAAACTATTACGCTAATGGCCCTGCCCAAATATGGCAAGAGGTTTGGATTAGTGCTTATGCTTCTATGCATCCATGGGAAGATTGGGCAGAAACCTGGGCACATTACTTACATATGGTTGATACACTTGAAACTGCAAACGATTTTGACTTGAGTATATCCCACAAAAATATAATGAGCCCTTATATGGCAAGTGACAAACGATCGACCTTGGCCGTTGAAACAAGCTTTACGCAATTATTTAATGACTGGTGCTCACTTACGCAGGTCTTAAACGCATTAAATCGAAGTATGGGAATGGATGATGCTTACCCCTTTGTTATTTCTCTTTCTGCCTTGAAAAAACTTAGGTTTGTGCATCATACAATCTTAGATCATCTTAACTAGCATTTGCGGCTAATGTGTAATTTAAGCACACACTAGTCGCTACTTTTTAGAAATAACTATCTTCAATTTGTTTGTCTATTTCAATAAGACCTAACTGCATATCATCGATAAACTCATGTAACTTTTCTTGTTTTAAAGTTGCAGGTTTAGCATTGAGTAAATAGTTCTTAACTCGACTGGTTTTACCCACAGTATCCTTGCTGTTAGGTAACTCAGTTACCGCCCGTTCAATTTGTTCAATGGCATGAACAAGGGAACGAGGAAAGCGCGGATTAGTCAGCAAAAACGTTAATACGTCTTCACGGTTAATACGGACTCTTACTTCTCTACGATACATTTGATATGCCGTCATGGATTTAAGCACTCCCATCCATTGAATATTGCTAAAAGCGGGTAATTCACTTTCAATTTCAGATAGTAATGTCGCAGATCTCACATCAATAATGCGAGTAGACATATCTGCTCGTTCAATATGTTGGCCAATACGCATAAATGCATAGGCTTCATCGTGCGACATAGTACCCGCTAGTAATCCAGATATGGTTTGGTTGGCTAAGATAATTTTATTCAAATAAGCATAACGTGAGCGCCGTGTAAAAGCGTCTTTTTGATTCTCAGTCACAAACAAATATAGGGCATTGATTTGTTCCCACGCTTCTCTGGGAATAATTTCTTTGATGGTACGGGCGTTTTCTCTTGCTGATTTTAAAGAGGTGAGTATTGCGCCTGGATTAAGCTTATCAACCACCATAAAATTAATGACACTTTTTTCATCTACGTCCTTATAGGTTTCATAAAACTTATCTCTAAAAGATAAAATATCTACAATCGGTTCCCAACCTAATTTTACTTTAGAGGGTAAATCCAATAATAAATGAGAATTAACGTTGATTAACCGAGCAGTGTTCTCTGCACGTTCAAGATATCGAGCTAACCAATACAAATTACTTGCTACTCTTGATAACATAATTATTCCTCCTCCATGTCTACTATCCAAGTGTCTTTACTACCACCGCCTTGTGATGAATTCACCACCATAGAACCTTTTTCAAGTGCCACGCGTGTCAGTCCGCCAGTAGTAACTTTGATATCTTTACCTGACAGAATGAAAGGTCTTAAATCTAAATGTCGAGGCTCTACACGCGTATCGACCATAGTAGGAGCCGTTGATAGGGTTAGCATGGGTTGCGCCACGTAGTTTCGAGGGTCTGCTTTGATGAGTTTTCTAAATTTTTCATGCTCTTCTGCA
The sequence above is a segment of the Paraglaciecola sp. L3A3 genome. Coding sequences within it:
- a CDS encoding putative zinc-binding metallopeptidase, with the protein product MKTFSCQCGNSLHFANTHCVKCGLKVGFLPDERQLSALTNTANGTLLASNNGKVYKTCKNYKTYDICNWMVEQEDTNELCVSCRLTETTPNLDDPENIKLWYLLEQAKRHFLYSAINLNLPITNKIDDPKNGLGFDFLQNQTVDSYGNELFIKNYVTTGHSNGLITLNINEAKDSSRIDMREKMNEKYRTLIGHFRHESGHYYWDRLILNSDRLEEFREIFGDERLDYQTAMANYYANGPAQIWQEVWISAYASMHPWEDWAETWAHYLHMVDTLETANDFDLSISHKNIMSPYMASDKRSTLAVETSFTQLFNDWCSLTQVLNALNRSMGMDDAYPFVISLSALKKLRFVHHTILDHLN
- a CDS encoding alpha-E domain-containing protein; the encoded protein is MLSRVASNLYWLARYLERAENTARLINVNSHLLLDLPSKVKLGWEPIVDILSFRDKFYETYKDVDEKSVINFMVVDKLNPGAILTSLKSARENARTIKEIIPREAWEQINALYLFVTENQKDAFTRRSRYAYLNKIILANQTISGLLAGTMSHDEAYAFMRIGQHIERADMSTRIIDVRSATLLSEIESELPAFSNIQWMGVLKSMTAYQMYRREVRVRINREDVLTFLLTNPRFPRSLVHAIEQIERAVTELPNSKDTVGKTSRVKNYLLNAKPATLKQEKLHEFIDDMQLGLIEIDKQIEDSYF